Proteins from a genomic interval of Salvia splendens isolate huo1 unplaced genomic scaffold, SspV2 ctg368, whole genome shotgun sequence:
- the LOC121789905 gene encoding ATP synthase subunit alpha, mitochondrial produces the protein MELSPRAAELTTLLESRISNFYTNFQVDEIGRVVSVGDGIARVYGLNEIQAGEMVEFASGVKGIALNLENENVGIVVFGSDTAIKEGDLVKRTGSIVDVPAGKAMLGRVVDALGVPIDGRGALSAHERRRVEVKAPGIIERKSVHEPMQTGLKAVDSLVPIGRGQRELIIGDRQTGKTAIAIDTILNQKQLNSKATSESETLYCVYVAIGQKRSTVAQLVQILSEANALEYSILVAATASDPAPLQFLAPYSGCAMGEYFRDNGMHALIIYDDLSKQAVAYRQMSLLLRRPPGREAFPGDVFYLHSRLLERAAKRSDQTGAGSLTALPVIETQAGDVSAYIPTNVISITDGQICLETELFYRGIRPAINVGLSVSRVGSAAQLKAMKQVCGSLKLELAQYREVAAFAQFGSDLDAATQALLNRGARLTEILKQPQYTPLPIEKQILVIYAAVNGFCDRMPLDKIAQYEKILLSTVKPELLEALKGQLTKEKKIEIDTFLKECAFAL, from the coding sequence ATGGAACTCTCTCCCAGAGCTGCAGAACTAACGACTCTATTAGAAAGTCGAATTAGCAACTTTTACACGAATTTTCAAGTGGATGAGATCGGTCGAGTGGTCTCCGTTGGAGATGGTATTGCACGGGTTTATGGATTGAACGAGATTCAAGCTGGGGAAATGGTGGAATTTGCCAGCGGTGTGAAAGGAATAGCCTTAAATCTTGAGAATGAGAATGTAGGGATTGTTGTCTTTGGTAGTGATACTGCTATTAAAGAAGGAGATCTTGTCAAGCGCACTGGATCTATTGTGGATGTTCCTGCGGGAAAGGCTATGCTAGGGCGTGTGGTCGACGCCTTGGGAGTACCTATTGATGGAAGAGGGGCTCTAAGCGCTCACGAGCGAAGACGTGTCGAAGTGAAAGCCCCTGGAATTATTGAACGTAAATCTGTGCACGAGCCTATGCAAACAGGGTTAAAAGCGGTAGATAGCCTGGTTCCTATAGGTCGTGGTCAACGAGAACTTATAATCGGGGACCGACAAACTGGAAAAACAGCTATTGCTATCGATACCATATTAAACCAAAAGCAATTGAACTCAAAGGCCACCTCTGAGAGTGAGACATTGTATTGTGTCTATGTAGCGATTGGACAGAAACGCTCAACTGTGGCACAATTAGTTCAAATTCTTTCAGAAGCCAATGCTTTAGAATATTCCATTCTTGTAGCAGCCACCGCTTCGGATCCTGCTCCTCTGCAATTTTTGGCCCCATATTCTGGGTGTGCCATGGGGGAATATTTCCGCGATAATGGAATGCACGCATTAATAATCTATGATGATCTTAGTAAACAGGCCGTGGCATATCGACAAATGTCATTATTGTTACGCCGACCACCAGGTCGTGAGGCTTTCCCAGGAGATGTTTTCTATTTACATTCCCGTCTCTTAGAAAGAGCGGCTAAACGATCGGACCAGACAGGCGCAGGGAGCTTGACCGCCTTACCCGTCATTGAAACACAAGCAGGAGATGTTTCGGCTTATATTCCTACTAATGTAATTTCCATTACTGATGGACAAATCTGTTTGGAAACAGAGCTCTTTTATCGCGGAATTAGACCTGCTATTAACGTCGGATTATCTGTCAGTCGCGTCGGGTCTGCCGCTCAGTTGAAAGCTATGAAACAAGTATGCGGGAGTTTAAAACTAGAATTGGCACAATATCGAGAAGTAGCCGCCTTTGCTCAATTTGGCTCAGACCTTGATGCTGCCACTCAGGCCTTACTCAATAGAGGGGCAAGGCTGACAGAAATACTCAAACAACCACAATATACACCATTGCCAATTGAAAAACAAATTCTAGTCATTTACGCAGCGGTCAATGGATTCTGCGATCGAATGCCATTAGACAAAATTGCTCAATATGAAAAAATCCTTCTATCTACTGTAAAACCAGAATTACTAGAAGCCTTAAAAGGACAATtaactaaagaaaaaaaaatagaaatagataCATTCTTAAAAGAATGTGCTTTCGCTTTATAG
- the LOC121789907 gene encoding uncharacterized mitochondrial protein AtMg01280-like: protein MKYEQPRWSYRISNTKQTMAILRYFVPFLTFIAANSFFRFLGSEGTAIMTAGGNIVLFGILLLILTFFFRKNRFRLSFPLVFLLYISIIFSISLFGCCLRAHFLSNFGLYFQDVFSFVVALSVGSGGGQPLPLPAPSSPSNSSSEDSFGLQVLSEPWPVTHNIAYESSLRSRIFSLESRDCIFLLDKDRGVYWAEIKSALDNCSSQAQYNRLIEFENRDLRIRELKHECYSLFQGVLSEHPDLAEQAPYNPKEAFMDFLDERRNELDREGGTPLVKDQRELAFLNQLSHDVRTHRKNSLYINNILGR from the coding sequence atgaaatacgaACAACCGCGCTGGTCGTACCGAATCTCCAATACAAAACAAACCATGGCTATCCTTCGTTATTTTGTGCCTTTTCTTACTTTCATAGCAGCCAATTCTTTTTTTCGTTTTCTAGGATCAGAAGGAACCGCTATAATGACCGCGGGTGGAAATATCGTACTTTTTGGAATCCTGCTCTTGATCTTGACCTTTTTCTTTCGAAAAAATCGTTTTCGTTTGAGCTTTCCACTTGTCTTTCTTTTATATATATCCATAATATTTTCCATCTCGTTATTTGGATGTTGTTTACGCGCCCATTTCCTATCGAACTTTGGTCTGTATTTCCAGGATGTTTTCTCGTTTGTTGTTGCTTTGAGTGTGGGTTCGGGAGGAGGGCAGCCACTTCCTCTTCCGGCCCCTTCCAGCCCATCAAACTCGTCATCAGAAGATTCATTCGGGCTACAGGTCCTGTCGGAGCCTTGGCCCGTGACTCACAATATAGCCTACGAATCTTCGCTCCGAAGTCGAATTTTTTCGCTGGAAAGTAGGGATTGCATTTTTCTCCTTGATAAGGATAGGGGAGTATATTGGGCAGAAATAAAAAGTGCCCTCGACAATTGTTCTTCTCAGGCGCAATATAACCGGCTGATCGAATTCGAGAATCGGGATCTCCGGATCCGGGAGCTGAAACATGAATGTTATTCTCTTTTTCAAGGAGTGCTTTCTGAGCATCCTGACTTGGCCGAACAGGCCCCCTACAATCCTAAAGAAGCCTTTATGGACTTTTTAGATGAAAGACGAAATGAACTTGACCGAGAGGGCGGAACCCCATTAGTAAAAGACCAGAGGGAACTCGCCTTTTTGAATCAACTTTCTCACGATGTGAGAACCCATAGGAAAAACTCCCTCTATATCAATAATATTCTTGGGAGATGA